A stretch of DNA from Bradyrhizobium algeriense:
CAGTTGGCACGCCGCACAGGATCAGTGGGGCGCGATCCAGATCCAGAACCGGTTTGCAAAATTAAACTCGCGACACATGACCGCACTGGACATGCAGGCTTGGACGGCCGCGCGTATGATCGGCGAAGCGGCGTCGCGCACGAAGTCTGGCGACCCAAAGGCGGTATCGGCGTTCCTTAAAGGGCCCGACTTTTCCATTGCGGCGTTCAAGGGCCGGCGGCTGACGCTGCGGGACTGGAACCTGCAGCTTCGTCAGCCAATCCTGCTGGTCGATGGACGCATGGTGGTTTCGGTTTCGCCGCAGGAAGGATTTTTGCACCAGGTGTCGGAGCTCGATACGCTTGGCGGCGATCGGCCCGAAACCAAATGCAGGCTGCAATGAAGGAGGATAGATTGCGTATGTGGCGTTATTGCCTGCTTTCCGGAATGGCTTTCCTGCTCGCGACGGCGGCCCCCGCCTCGGCCTTCATCGCCTATGTGTCGAACGAGAAGAGCAACACCGTAACCGTGATCGATACGGACAGTTGGACCGTTACCAAGACCATCAAGGTCGGCCAGCGGCCGCGCGGCATTGAGTTCACGAGGGACGGAAAGTTTGTATTCGTGGCCGTCGGCGACGACGACAGCATTCAGGTCATCGACGTTGCGAAGCAGGAGGTCGTCGATACTCTGCCCTCCGGTCCGGACCCCGAACTGTTCGCCCTCGATGCTGACGGCAAGATGCTCTACGTCGCCAACGAAAACGACAATACAGTGACGATCATCGACGTCGAGAAGCGCGCCCGTCTCGGCGAAATCCAGGTCGGCGTCGAGCCGGAGGGCATGGCGATCAGTCCGGACGGTAAAATCCTGATCAATACGTCCGAGACGACCAACATGGCGCATTTCATCGACACCACGACGCGCCAGATCGTCGCCAACGTTTTGGTCGATGCGCGCCCGCGCTTCGCCGAGTTCAAGCGTGACAATTCCGAAGTGTGGGTGTCGTCGGAAATCGGCGGCACCGTTTCGATCATCGATCCGGTCAAGCGGGTGGTGACGGACAAGATCACCTTCAACATTCCAGGCCTGCGGAGCGAAGCCATCCAGCCGGTCGGCATCGGCATGACCAAAGACGGCAAGACCGCTTTCGTCGCGCTCGGCCCTGCCAATCGCATCGCAGTTGTGGATGCCGCCAGCCACAAGGTCACGAAGTATCTGCTGGTGGGTCAGCGGGTGTGGCACATGGCATTCACCCCGGACGAGAAATATCTGATGGTTACCAATGGCG
This window harbors:
- a CDS encoding YVTN family beta-propeller repeat protein, which gives rise to MWRYCLLSGMAFLLATAAPASAFIAYVSNEKSNTVTVIDTDSWTVTKTIKVGQRPRGIEFTRDGKFVFVAVGDDDSIQVIDVAKQEVVDTLPSGPDPELFALDADGKMLYVANENDNTVTIIDVEKRARLGEIQVGVEPEGMAISPDGKILINTSETTNMAHFIDTTTRQIVANVLVDARPRFAEFKRDNSEVWVSSEIGGTVSIIDPVKRVVTDKITFNIPGLRSEAIQPVGIGMTKDGKTAFVALGPANRIAVVDAASHKVTKYLLVGQRVWHMAFTPDEKYLMVTNGVSNDVSVIDVAAQKVIKTIQVGELPWGITIAQP